One Phycisphaerales bacterium genomic window carries:
- a CDS encoding aspartate carbamoyltransferase catalytic subunit gives MDVREGGSGEPASGIIGAHALSGVMPGKDLINLADLQTPVLRRLLTRARQHAWALDEDPFDVGQTLRGQVIGLLFFEDSTRTRLSFAMAVHRLGGRFIELTDRGSSLSKGETLADTARTVEAMGVSRLVVRARRTDDVLEVAQAVRIPVLNAGAGDGEHPTQGLLDTLALAESHQRLDSFDLDGLTVLIVGDVQRSRVARSSGPCMASLGARVLVAGPSVDGPIAASAGGSAVDNFEGALREADAVMALRIQHERGGSDLDTAGAEAAYRERFGLTAERARLLKSGAVVMHPGPANPGVEIDQEVMGLPRSIITRQVSLGVAVRMACLEARGAVTGRT, from the coding sequence ATGGACGTGCGCGAGGGCGGCTCGGGGGAGCCGGCATCGGGGATCATCGGCGCCCACGCGCTCTCGGGCGTCATGCCCGGCAAGGACCTCATTAACCTGGCCGACCTCCAGACGCCCGTGTTGCGACGGCTGCTGACCCGCGCGCGCCAGCACGCCTGGGCGCTCGATGAGGATCCGTTCGACGTCGGCCAGACGCTGCGTGGCCAGGTCATCGGGCTGTTGTTCTTCGAAGACTCGACGCGCACGCGGCTGAGCTTTGCCATGGCGGTGCATCGGCTTGGCGGGCGCTTCATCGAGCTGACCGACCGGGGCAGTTCGCTGAGCAAGGGAGAGACGCTGGCCGACACGGCGCGCACCGTGGAGGCGATGGGCGTCAGCCGCCTGGTGGTGCGGGCCCGGCGGACCGACGACGTACTTGAGGTCGCCCAGGCCGTGCGGATTCCGGTGTTGAACGCGGGTGCGGGCGATGGCGAACATCCGACGCAGGGCCTGCTGGACACCCTCGCGCTGGCCGAGTCGCACCAGCGCCTGGACTCGTTCGATCTGGACGGGCTGACGGTGTTGATCGTGGGCGACGTGCAGCGGTCTCGCGTGGCGCGTTCGAGTGGTCCGTGCATGGCGTCGCTGGGGGCCAGGGTGCTGGTGGCGGGACCAAGCGTCGACGGGCCCATCGCGGCGTCGGCGGGTGGATCAGCGGTGGACAACTTCGAAGGTGCCCTGCGGGAGGCAGACGCCGTGATGGCGCTGCGCATCCAGCACGAGCGCGGCGGCAGTGACTTGGACACGGCGGGCGCAGAGGCGGCCTATCGAGAGCGCTTTGGCTTGACGGCCGAGCGCGCCCGGCTGCTCAAGAGCGGTGCGGTTGTGATGCATCCCGGACCGGCCAATCCGGGCGTCGAGATCGATCAGGAGGTGATGGGCCTGCCGCGATCGATCATCACGCGGCAGGTATCTCTGGGCGTTGCCGTCCGCATGGCGTGCCTAGAGGCTCGCGGGGCGGTCACGGGTCGGACGTGA
- a CDS encoding DUF5658 family protein: MTHSAAASASGTARFSDALEPPGFSRPVRTPVQGWKPRWIRMPLREQWASPQLRARRVNLFLLAIVFLSLADLVMTLDHMVGPGMYESNPLARFILQWGTPATLAMFKCMTLLLGTWLLWRTRKSVASEIGAIVCMAALTWLMFRWNDYSTEMASLTPHLAEIQVYNSDSWVAITSDP, from the coding sequence ATGACACATTCCGCAGCGGCGTCGGCGTCGGGGACGGCTCGCTTCTCGGACGCCCTTGAACCTCCGGGGTTCTCCCGGCCTGTCCGCACGCCCGTGCAGGGCTGGAAGCCCCGATGGATCCGGATGCCGCTCCGCGAGCAATGGGCCAGCCCGCAGTTGCGAGCCAGACGCGTCAACCTGTTCCTCCTTGCCATCGTCTTCCTCAGCTTGGCCGACCTCGTCATGACCCTCGACCACATGGTCGGGCCGGGCATGTACGAGAGCAACCCGCTGGCACGATTCATTCTTCAGTGGGGCACGCCCGCCACGCTTGCGATGTTCAAGTGCATGACGCTGCTGCTTGGCACGTGGCTGCTCTGGCGCACGCGAAAGAGCGTGGCCAGTGAGATCGGCGCCATCGTGTGCATGGCCGCCCTGACCTGGCTCATGTTCCGCTGGAACGACTACAGCACCGAGATGGCCTCGCTCACGCCCCACCTGGCCGAGATCCAGGTCTACAACAGCGACAGTTGGGTGGCCATCACGTCCGACCCGTGA
- a CDS encoding PQQ-binding-like beta-propeller repeat protein, with translation MSGYARWRGGLGLAAAAGLALSALAAPALGQAETSSIYVDDSTATQSTLRALPSLLRAGNEAEAVRSLQASLETGPDRLVPSESDEDLFVSVRDAIHARLLAEPTLLDRYRLEHAARARRLLDEGRYQEVEHSYLLTPAGYEAALTVARERFGLARFWSSARTLMQLEGHPDRDAQASELLSLVAAQLDDQALRERAARWRDQAGLAPADFAALQVPKPASVRRRDASTLAGGPMPPFLPGEEPWSQAIDRDLAPGPDESLPGPPPIEPKGGAFWLLPTIAGDTILINDGATLSAWDRFSLRLRWRASLLNDEASQQDLAQARREPQAWRSIESPNTVAVDARAAYASMGLHQASAPDLSSGILAVSLDNGERLWATDTRNIDPRYALANVRGGPVASEGRVIFGLREDNRSGRQVATALVGLDALTGEPAWMRTLGSAGTGWSRSNRTVGAGGVLDRGVVYWYEPMGLVAALDAHEGRPIWLRRFDTRSAFSRNTTGAWMVRPPVVIGDSVFAMVDQQEMVYHLDRGTGERVGRVATAALGDADYLVGVGGHVAAVGGATVWFFEPDDVRTGQNVLDALELADGFDAPITGRALAAGDYLLVPSSDRAVLLDPVDGEVAGPIISLPRPGSLVAVDDQIVVVDTGVLESLMSADVAAMALTDRLQDDPDDIASLVSLVLLADRRDVPEAVPGAAERALEAISRADAQGENALRMARGEQRRLFEALLSMTLRMVGRDADARDDELADELARLALAAAPEARGRARALLTLAELRDRQDRAAEAADAYLKVLDDAALRIARVGSEEDTAGVVATRRLQKLLPLHGYAIIEAKEAEAAQELAAAPAGREGDEARLAVASRLPVSIAAMRAYQQVAQNAQERGDRTQAARAWRRALDVARLIRTSNGPVSGHDVASLGAHLARVLANDDHVAAAGRVVRQLRSVSPIDTLDAPDLQSLADRFASRQRGPRLGARPVEVSQRLDGWNLMTPVASVVETAVPEHVVLKAGHLVGVWALAPDLGPIEGEPFEADPDGPMEMIWTAVFDPSRPPTLLRQDRHRAFFVWQGSGGPELRAVSLFDASEWRSGPMIALFDEGDRAPNLGDTGPHVSALMATGQQADPLGWIVAGDSEHVAIARRDGLLAVLDARTGNTLYAGRPGIGTAMDVAVGGGRVWVLGSTKPPGSDLAGAAASLALWGFGPDGSRQVLRQDLAEPPRWLAAVDDGSVVVGTHSSVVAIDTDDTDQAGRQVWESADDAALNAALGWVLGDAVIVMSPRGDLSMGSVKTGSFDSRPLMLSLGDGEVPRLSRQGDRVVVLTTGGVTVLDSDGQVMGRDALRSAGGRSDEKLPPALGENRVLLVPQRSFSINNGQGEYIVSTVDTTSAKVTGTRSILLPEPPREARLVDGYGLISTGQRTVVLRFE, from the coding sequence GTGAGCGGATACGCCAGATGGCGGGGTGGACTCGGGCTCGCGGCGGCGGCCGGGCTGGCGCTGTCGGCTCTCGCTGCGCCCGCCCTGGGGCAGGCCGAGACCAGCAGCATCTATGTGGACGATTCAACGGCCACCCAGAGCACGCTGCGGGCGTTGCCCTCCCTGCTTCGCGCCGGCAACGAGGCCGAGGCGGTGCGATCGTTGCAGGCATCGCTGGAGACCGGGCCCGATCGGCTCGTGCCCAGTGAGAGCGATGAAGACCTGTTCGTCTCGGTGCGCGACGCGATCCATGCGCGTCTGCTCGCCGAACCGACGCTGCTGGACCGGTATCGGCTGGAGCACGCCGCCCGGGCGCGTCGGCTGCTGGACGAGGGCCGCTACCAGGAGGTGGAGCACAGCTATCTGCTGACGCCCGCGGGGTACGAGGCGGCGCTGACGGTGGCGCGTGAGCGCTTCGGGCTGGCCCGCTTCTGGTCGTCGGCGCGCACGCTGATGCAGCTGGAAGGCCATCCCGATCGCGACGCGCAAGCCTCGGAATTGCTGTCGCTGGTGGCTGCGCAGTTGGATGATCAGGCGCTGCGCGAGCGGGCGGCGCGGTGGCGCGATCAGGCGGGCCTCGCGCCGGCCGACTTTGCGGCCTTGCAGGTTCCCAAGCCGGCGTCGGTGAGGCGCCGCGATGCGAGTACGCTGGCGGGCGGGCCGATGCCCCCGTTCCTGCCGGGGGAAGAACCGTGGTCGCAGGCGATCGATCGCGACCTGGCGCCGGGACCCGACGAGTCGTTGCCTGGGCCGCCGCCGATCGAGCCCAAGGGCGGCGCGTTCTGGCTGTTGCCGACCATCGCGGGCGACACGATCCTGATCAACGACGGCGCGACGCTCTCGGCGTGGGATCGGTTCTCGCTGCGGCTTCGCTGGCGCGCGTCGTTGTTGAACGACGAGGCATCGCAACAAGACCTGGCGCAAGCACGCCGGGAGCCGCAGGCCTGGCGTTCCATCGAATCGCCGAACACGGTGGCCGTCGATGCGCGCGCCGCGTATGCGTCGATGGGCCTGCACCAGGCCAGCGCACCAGACCTGTCGTCGGGCATCCTGGCTGTCTCACTGGACAACGGCGAGCGACTGTGGGCGACCGATACACGCAACATCGATCCTCGCTATGCCCTTGCGAACGTGCGCGGCGGCCCGGTCGCCAGCGAGGGACGCGTGATCTTTGGCTTGCGCGAAGACAATCGATCCGGTCGCCAGGTGGCCACGGCGCTCGTGGGCCTTGACGCACTCACGGGCGAGCCCGCGTGGATGCGCACGCTCGGCAGCGCCGGCACCGGCTGGAGCCGATCGAACCGCACTGTTGGCGCCGGCGGCGTGCTCGATCGCGGCGTGGTGTACTGGTACGAGCCCATGGGGCTGGTGGCGGCGCTCGATGCGCACGAAGGCCGGCCCATCTGGCTGCGACGCTTCGATACGCGCAGCGCGTTCTCGAGAAACACCACCGGCGCGTGGATGGTGCGGCCGCCCGTAGTCATCGGCGACTCGGTCTTCGCGATGGTCGATCAGCAGGAGATGGTGTACCACCTCGATCGCGGCACGGGCGAGCGCGTCGGGCGCGTTGCGACGGCGGCGCTCGGCGACGCCGACTACCTCGTCGGCGTGGGCGGGCACGTGGCGGCGGTGGGCGGCGCTACGGTATGGTTCTTCGAGCCCGACGACGTTCGCACCGGCCAGAACGTGCTCGATGCGTTGGAACTCGCCGATGGTTTCGACGCGCCCATCACCGGGCGTGCACTGGCGGCGGGCGACTACCTCCTCGTTCCATCTTCGGACCGCGCCGTCCTGCTCGACCCCGTTGACGGTGAAGTTGCCGGACCCATCATCTCGCTGCCCCGGCCGGGCAGCCTGGTGGCGGTTGACGACCAGATCGTGGTGGTCGATACGGGCGTGCTCGAGAGCCTGATGAGCGCCGACGTGGCGGCGATGGCGCTGACCGATCGCCTCCAGGATGATCCGGACGACATCGCGTCGCTCGTGAGCCTGGTGCTGCTTGCCGATCGGCGGGACGTGCCCGAGGCCGTTCCCGGTGCCGCCGAGCGTGCGCTGGAGGCCATTTCCAGGGCCGACGCCCAGGGAGAGAACGCCCTGCGGATGGCGCGCGGCGAGCAGCGGCGTTTGTTCGAGGCGTTGCTGTCGATGACCTTGCGGATGGTGGGGCGCGATGCCGACGCTCGCGATGATGAACTGGCCGACGAACTGGCCCGGCTCGCGCTCGCCGCGGCGCCCGAGGCTCGCGGCCGCGCCAGGGCGCTGCTCACGCTGGCCGAGCTGCGCGATCGGCAGGACCGAGCCGCCGAAGCGGCCGACGCGTACCTGAAGGTTCTCGATGACGCAGCGCTTCGGATTGCGCGCGTCGGTTCGGAGGAAGACACGGCCGGGGTCGTGGCGACGCGACGGCTGCAGAAGCTGCTGCCGCTGCACGGCTATGCCATCATCGAAGCCAAGGAAGCCGAAGCCGCGCAGGAATTGGCTGCTGCGCCGGCCGGTCGCGAGGGCGATGAGGCCCGTCTGGCCGTGGCGTCGCGTCTTCCGGTGTCGATTGCGGCGATGCGGGCCTACCAGCAAGTCGCCCAGAATGCGCAGGAGCGCGGTGATCGCACCCAGGCGGCGCGTGCATGGCGGCGGGCGCTGGACGTCGCCCGGCTGATCCGCACGAGCAATGGGCCGGTAAGCGGGCACGACGTTGCCTCCCTGGGCGCGCACCTGGCGCGCGTATTGGCAAACGACGATCATGTCGCGGCGGCGGGGCGAGTGGTTCGGCAGCTGCGCAGCGTCTCGCCGATCGACACGTTAGATGCGCCCGACCTGCAATCGCTGGCCGATCGCTTCGCAAGCCGCCAGCGCGGTCCGAGGCTGGGGGCCCGCCCGGTGGAGGTGAGCCAGCGGCTCGATGGCTGGAACCTCATGACGCCGGTGGCGTCGGTGGTCGAGACGGCCGTGCCCGAGCACGTGGTGCTCAAGGCCGGCCACCTGGTGGGCGTGTGGGCGCTCGCGCCCGATCTTGGTCCGATCGAGGGCGAGCCCTTCGAAGCCGATCCGGATGGCCCGATGGAGATGATCTGGACGGCGGTATTCGACCCGAGCCGACCGCCGACGCTGCTGCGGCAGGATCGTCATCGAGCGTTCTTCGTGTGGCAGGGGTCCGGTGGTCCGGAGCTGCGCGCCGTCTCGTTGTTCGATGCTTCGGAATGGCGCAGTGGGCCGATGATCGCGCTGTTCGACGAGGGTGATCGCGCGCCCAACCTGGGCGATACCGGGCCGCACGTTTCGGCGCTCATGGCAACCGGTCAACAGGCCGATCCCCTGGGCTGGATCGTCGCCGGCGACAGCGAGCACGTTGCCATCGCGCGGCGTGACGGCTTGCTTGCCGTGCTCGATGCGCGCACGGGCAACACGCTGTACGCCGGGCGGCCGGGCATCGGGACGGCGATGGACGTGGCCGTGGGCGGCGGCCGCGTGTGGGTGCTGGGTTCGACCAAGCCGCCGGGGTCTGACCTGGCTGGCGCGGCTGCGTCGCTGGCGTTGTGGGGCTTTGGGCCCGATGGCTCGCGGCAAGTCTTGCGTCAGGACCTTGCAGAACCGCCGCGCTGGCTCGCCGCGGTCGACGACGGTTCGGTGGTCGTGGGCACGCACAGCTCCGTCGTGGCGATCGACACGGACGATACCGACCAGGCAGGGCGACAGGTATGGGAGAGCGCCGACGACGCCGCGCTGAACGCTGCGCTGGGCTGGGTGCTGGGCGATGCCGTGATCGTGATGTCGCCACGGGGTGATCTGTCGATGGGCTCGGTCAAGACCGGTTCCTTCGATAGCCGGCCGCTGATGCTCTCGCTGGGCGATGGTGAAGTGCCGCGTTTGTCGCGACAGGGCGATCGCGTGGTCGTGCTGACGACCGGCGGCGTCACGGTGCTGGATTCGGACGGTCAGGTCATGGGCCGCGACGCCCTGCGGAGCGCCGGGGGTCGCAGTGACGAGAAGCTTCCGCCCGCTCTGGGCGAGAACCGCGTGCTGCTGGTGCCGCAACGGAGCTTCTCGATCAACAACGGTCAGGGCGAGTACATCGTCTCGACCGTGGATACGACGTCGGCCAAGGTCACCGGCACGCGGTCGATCCTGCTGCCCGAGCCGCCGCGCGAGGCGCGCCTGGTCGACGGGTATGGGTTGATCTCCACCGGCCAGCGGACGGTTGTGCTGCGGTTCGAGTAG
- a CDS encoding potassium/proton antiporter: MSLGQSSTLGLAEPGAIAGLLLVLGLLMALSLVFARALRRFGVPIVLGFMLLGMLGGSEGLGGIEFDNHQFALRAGMVALILILFDGGLNSSVSAIRKGIAPASVLATVGVTGTAGVMALIGRLLGLSWQEAVLVGAIVSSTDAAAVFAVLRGGRLRVKENVRTTLEVESCVNDPAAVILTVAVVETLAATDPPGWSLLFEIPFQLVVGGLFGLLTGWLTRLTLTRVRFATSGLHPVLTLASAFIAFGGATLIHGSGFLAVYTAAVVLGVGSPPYRAGLRRVHDAMAWLSQVGMFVMLGLLVFPSQLLPIAGVGLTLGLALAVIARPVVVWLCLLPFRFTHTERLYVSWVGIRGAVPIILASFPVIAGLDNAQGVFHLVFFIVVVSAIVPGATIVPLTRWLKLDSPEPPEPAAALEVHSLGRLNGRFHVYHVHETVAACGASLSQVRFPDEASVALIVRGDQLVPARGSTRIKAGDFVYVFCKEGDEPAIGLMLGSPLGSV, translated from the coding sequence ATGTCCCTCGGGCAGTCATCCACGCTGGGTCTGGCCGAGCCGGGCGCAATCGCCGGCCTGCTGCTCGTGCTCGGGCTGCTGATGGCCCTGAGCCTGGTGTTCGCCCGCGCCCTGCGGCGCTTCGGTGTGCCCATCGTGCTGGGCTTCATGCTGCTGGGCATGCTGGGCGGGTCGGAGGGCCTGGGCGGCATCGAGTTCGACAACCACCAGTTCGCCCTGCGCGCCGGCATGGTCGCGCTCATCCTCATCCTCTTCGACGGCGGCCTGAATTCATCCGTGTCGGCCATCCGCAAGGGCATCGCCCCCGCAAGCGTACTGGCGACCGTGGGCGTCACCGGCACCGCGGGCGTCATGGCGCTCATCGGTCGGCTGCTGGGCCTGAGCTGGCAAGAGGCCGTCTTGGTTGGCGCCATCGTCAGCTCGACCGACGCCGCGGCCGTGTTCGCCGTGCTCCGTGGCGGCCGCCTGCGCGTGAAGGAAAACGTGCGCACCACGCTGGAGGTCGAGTCGTGCGTCAACGACCCGGCCGCCGTCATCCTCACCGTGGCCGTGGTCGAGACGCTGGCGGCAACCGATCCGCCAGGGTGGTCGCTACTCTTCGAGATTCCATTCCAGCTGGTGGTGGGCGGGCTCTTTGGCCTACTCACGGGCTGGCTCACCCGGCTGACGCTGACGCGCGTCCGCTTTGCGACCAGTGGGCTGCACCCGGTGCTCACGCTCGCCAGCGCATTCATCGCCTTCGGCGGCGCCACGCTCATCCATGGCTCGGGCTTCCTTGCGGTATATACCGCGGCGGTTGTTCTGGGCGTCGGTTCGCCGCCCTACCGCGCGGGCCTGCGCCGCGTGCACGACGCCATGGCCTGGCTGAGCCAGGTAGGCATGTTCGTGATGCTCGGGCTGCTGGTGTTCCCAAGCCAGTTGCTCCCCATCGCCGGCGTGGGGCTCACCCTGGGCCTGGCGCTGGCCGTCATCGCGCGCCCGGTCGTGGTCTGGCTCTGCCTGCTGCCGTTCCGCTTCACCCACACCGAGCGTCTCTACGTGTCGTGGGTGGGCATCCGCGGGGCGGTGCCGATCATCCTGGCCAGCTTCCCGGTCATCGCCGGGCTCGACAATGCCCAGGGCGTGTTCCACCTGGTGTTCTTCATCGTGGTGGTCAGCGCCATCGTCCCTGGCGCGACCATCGTGCCGCTCACGAGATGGCTCAAGCTCGACAGCCCCGAGCCGCCCGAGCCGGCCGCCGCGCTGGAAGTCCACTCGCTGGGGCGCCTCAACGGTCGCTTCCACGTATACCACGTGCACGAAACCGTCGCCGCCTGCGGCGCGTCGCTCTCGCAGGTCCGCTTTCCGGACGAGGCCTCCGTCGCGCTCATCGTCCGCGGCGATCAACTCGTGCCGGCGCGCGGAAGCACCCGCATCAAAGCGGGCGACTTTGTCTACGTCTTCTGCAAAGAGGGCGACGAGCCGGCCATCGGCCTCATGCTCGGCTCGCCGCTTGGCTCGGTCTGA
- a CDS encoding SDR family oxidoreductase: MTSPSRPTPDNTTKAAIITGGTAGIGLATARELIDRGWRVLIVGRDQGRLAEALDKLGGQAQGCRADVGSVDGPSTIVTACLKAFGRIDALINNAGVAPLVPLAQHTPKLIEQCFATNAIGPAKLILAAWPHLSTTKGRVVNVSSMATRDPYPGFFGYAASKAGVELMVKSIANEGKAAGVRGFAVAPGATETAMFRNIFDESAVPREDVLDPADVATLIADCASGKRDEDNGTAIEITPSS, from the coding sequence ATGACCAGCCCCTCCCGACCAACGCCCGACAACACCACCAAGGCCGCCATCATCACCGGAGGCACCGCCGGCATCGGCCTGGCGACGGCCAGGGAACTGATCGACCGCGGCTGGCGGGTGCTGATCGTGGGGCGAGACCAGGGCCGGCTGGCCGAAGCGCTTGACAAGCTCGGCGGACAGGCCCAGGGCTGTCGAGCCGACGTCGGGTCGGTCGATGGGCCGTCGACCATCGTGACGGCATGCCTGAAGGCCTTCGGCCGCATCGACGCGCTCATCAACAACGCCGGGGTGGCGCCGCTGGTGCCCCTGGCCCAGCACACGCCCAAGCTGATCGAGCAGTGTTTTGCCACCAACGCCATCGGGCCGGCCAAGCTCATTTTGGCCGCGTGGCCCCACCTCTCGACCACCAAGGGGCGCGTGGTCAACGTCTCCTCGATGGCCACGCGCGATCCGTACCCGGGCTTCTTCGGCTACGCCGCCAGCAAGGCGGGCGTCGAGCTCATGGTCAAGAGCATCGCCAACGAGGGCAAGGCCGCCGGCGTGCGCGGCTTTGCCGTCGCCCCGGGCGCCACCGAGACGGCCATGTTCCGCAACATCTTTGATGAATCGGCCGTCCCGCGCGAGGACGTGCTCGACCCGGCCGACGTGGCGACCCTTATCGCCGACTGCGCCAGCGGCAAGCGCGACGAGGACAACGGCACGGCGATCGAAATCACGCCCTCGAGCTGA
- a CDS encoding extracellular solute-binding protein: MRWTAGILGVLLVGLLALPWLVRPKGGSQPEGEGPALVIITPHTEQIRFEYERAFSKWHEENFGAPVAIDWRAPGGTSEIRRLLIDQYQAAIRNGEYTLVDGEVIIEPGRMGYDLLFGGGSYEHTQMRRGFVAEIDGEDVQVPISVPAGFSQEQMDEWFGENKIGNQLLYEPEQYWIGTALSGFGIIFNKDLYAEAGMATPTSFKDLTDPRLMGLVALADPRQSGSITTTFESILNAYGWDEGWAILREMAANTRYFTSAATKPPLDIAAGEAMAGLAIDFYGRTQAQAVTPPGAPPEASRVGYVDPVGAVYIDADPISVLRGGPNPELARRFVEFCMTEQAQSLWQFPANPDQAGPQPTGPVQYELRRAPVRRVMYEAHADRFIDPLDPFAAAADVPSRGWRSSIPVMMGAFGVDSDDELHEAWAALWRLRLRAAEDPSLASVLAEAEAAFYAFPTQAVVGEDGQTRELLFSEAHYDAVRDVWRDPDAAAEARIAYTRFFRDRYKEVVELEARSQPD, encoded by the coding sequence ATGCGGTGGACGGCGGGCATCCTGGGCGTGCTGCTGGTGGGGCTGTTGGCGTTGCCATGGCTGGTGCGGCCCAAGGGCGGCTCGCAACCCGAGGGCGAGGGTCCTGCTCTGGTCATCATCACGCCCCACACCGAGCAGATCCGCTTCGAGTACGAGCGGGCGTTCTCGAAGTGGCACGAAGAAAACTTCGGCGCCCCCGTCGCGATCGACTGGCGCGCTCCCGGCGGCACCAGCGAGATCCGCCGGCTGCTGATCGACCAGTACCAGGCGGCCATTCGCAACGGCGAGTACACGCTCGTCGACGGCGAGGTGATCATCGAGCCGGGGCGCATGGGCTACGACCTGCTCTTCGGCGGCGGCAGCTACGAGCACACCCAGATGCGACGGGGGTTCGTCGCCGAGATCGATGGCGAAGACGTGCAGGTGCCCATCAGCGTGCCGGCTGGTTTCTCGCAAGAGCAGATGGACGAGTGGTTCGGCGAGAACAAGATCGGCAATCAGCTCTTGTACGAGCCCGAGCAGTACTGGATCGGCACGGCCCTTTCGGGCTTTGGTATCATCTTCAACAAGGACCTGTATGCCGAGGCCGGCATGGCCACGCCCACGAGCTTCAAGGATCTCACCGATCCACGATTGATGGGGCTCGTGGCGCTGGCCGACCCCAGGCAGAGCGGCTCGATCACCACGACGTTCGAGTCGATCCTGAATGCGTATGGCTGGGACGAGGGCTGGGCCATCCTGCGCGAGATGGCTGCCAACACGCGGTACTTCACCAGTGCCGCCACGAAGCCGCCGTTGGACATCGCCGCGGGCGAGGCAATGGCCGGGTTGGCGATCGACTTTTACGGGCGGACGCAGGCGCAGGCCGTGACGCCGCCGGGCGCGCCGCCCGAGGCCAGCCGCGTGGGCTACGTCGATCCGGTGGGGGCGGTGTACATCGATGCCGACCCGATCTCGGTGTTGCGCGGCGGGCCGAACCCCGAGCTTGCGCGCCGATTCGTCGAATTCTGCATGACCGAGCAGGCGCAGAGCCTGTGGCAGTTCCCTGCGAACCCGGACCAGGCCGGTCCGCAACCGACCGGCCCGGTGCAGTACGAACTGCGCCGTGCGCCCGTTCGCCGGGTGATGTATGAAGCGCATGCCGACCGGTTCATCGATCCGCTGGATCCCTTCGCGGCCGCGGCCGACGTGCCCTCGCGGGGCTGGCGGTCGTCGATTCCGGTCATGATGGGCGCATTCGGGGTGGACAGCGACGACGAGCTGCACGAAGCGTGGGCTGCCCTGTGGCGCTTACGGCTGCGGGCGGCCGAAGACCCCTCGCTGGCGTCGGTGCTGGCCGAGGCCGAGGCGGCGTTCTACGCGTTCCCGACGCAGGCGGTCGTCGGCGAAGACGGGCAGACCCGGGAGTTGCTGTTCAGCGAGGCGCACTACGACGCCGTCCGCGACGTATGGCGCGATCCGGACGCGGCCGCCGAGGCCAGAATCGCCTATACCCGCTTCTTCCGTGACCGATATAAGGAGGTGGTGGAGCTCGAGGCTCGCTCCCAGCCCGACTGA